A single window of Zea mays cultivar B73 chromosome 10, Zm-B73-REFERENCE-NAM-5.0, whole genome shotgun sequence DNA harbors:
- the LOC103641414 gene encoding uncharacterized protein, with the protein MASRAQRKMTIVCLMLLAVVGQIIVGMAVEHPNPSNICTETVIDPRVPNNECICSKNCACAGKCILESADAVQTCFVDCVLKNDCICSSKIIPGADDPKANAK; encoded by the coding sequence ATGGCTTCCCGTGCACAGAGGAAGATGACAATTGTTTGCTTGATGCTGCTGGCCGTCGTCGGCCAAATCATCGTCGGAATGGCCGTAGAACATCCCAATCCCAGCAACATCTGCACCGAAACGGTGATTGATCCTCGTGTTCCCAACAACGAGTGCATCTGCTCCAAGAACTGCGCCTGTGCCGGTAAGTGCATCCTTGAGTCGGCTGATGCTGTCCAGACCTGCTTTGTCGACTGCGTCCTCAAGAACGACTGCATCTGCAGCAGCAAGATCATCCCCGGCGCTGACGACCCAAAGGCTAATGCCAAGTGA